One stretch of Eggerthella lenta DSM 2243 DNA includes these proteins:
- a CDS encoding Tex family protein, protein MPSIQTTIARELNLTAAQVAAVIDLVDQGNTIPFIARYRKEATGGIDDATLRDLDERLTYLRNLEARKDEVLRAIEEQGKLTADLRAKIDEATVMQRVEDLYKPYRKKRATRASKARDAGLEPLALLILAQDRSAKDPLAVASGLVNPEAGYPTPEDALQGAQDIVAEVVADDAEHVACLRAATKRNGALSVEAVDASEKTVYEAYYDFSEPLSRIPNHRILAVNRGEKEKKLKVKVRTDADAAISQLERRILRGDGPFAAPLKAAIADGYKRLIAPSVERDLRAELTERAETDAIRVFAKNTENLLQQRPVRGARIIALDPGYRTGCKVAVLDEYGKLLDHTTVYPTPPRSQVKETQAQLAAYVEKHRINVIVIGNGTGSRETEEVVADYIARSKAPVRYTIVNEAGASVYSASKLASEEYPDLDVTTRGAMSLGRRLQDPLAELVKIPPQAIGVGQYQHDLNQAALERALTGVVENVVNRVGVDLNTASASLLGYVSGISAAVAKNIVAYREEHGAFTDRGQLKKVPKLGAKAFQNCAGFLRISDGKNPLDATSVHPESYAVANELLKRAKVKPEALADGGVPDFASRLGDVDALAAELGVGAPTLRDIVSELEKPGRDPRDDAPEVVFSEGVRDFDDLTVGMELTGTVRNVVDFGAFVDVGVKQDGLVHVSKMADRFVRHPSEVVAVGDTVTVWVTGIDKDRGRISLSMVKGKA, encoded by the coding sequence ATGCCATCCATCCAAACCACCATCGCCCGGGAGCTGAACCTGACCGCCGCGCAGGTCGCGGCCGTCATCGACCTCGTAGACCAAGGGAACACCATCCCGTTCATCGCTCGCTACCGCAAGGAGGCCACCGGCGGCATCGACGATGCGACGCTGCGCGATCTGGACGAGCGCCTGACCTACCTGCGCAACCTCGAGGCTCGCAAGGACGAGGTGCTGCGCGCCATCGAGGAGCAGGGCAAGCTCACGGCCGACCTGCGCGCGAAGATCGACGAGGCCACGGTCATGCAGCGCGTCGAGGACCTGTACAAGCCTTATCGGAAGAAGCGCGCCACCCGCGCCTCGAAGGCGCGCGACGCCGGGCTCGAGCCGCTCGCGCTGCTCATCCTCGCGCAAGACCGCAGCGCCAAGGACCCGCTGGCCGTGGCCTCCGGCCTCGTGAACCCGGAGGCGGGATACCCCACGCCTGAGGATGCGCTGCAAGGCGCGCAGGACATCGTGGCCGAGGTCGTCGCCGACGACGCCGAGCACGTCGCCTGCCTGCGCGCGGCCACCAAGCGAAACGGCGCGCTTTCCGTCGAAGCCGTCGACGCGTCCGAGAAAACCGTCTACGAGGCGTACTACGACTTCTCCGAACCCCTGTCGCGCATCCCCAACCACCGCATCCTCGCCGTCAACCGCGGCGAGAAGGAGAAGAAGCTCAAGGTGAAAGTGCGCACCGACGCCGATGCGGCCATCAGCCAGCTGGAACGCCGCATCCTGCGCGGCGACGGTCCCTTCGCAGCCCCTTTGAAAGCCGCAATCGCGGACGGCTACAAGCGCCTGATCGCGCCGTCGGTGGAGCGCGACCTGCGCGCCGAGCTCACCGAGCGCGCCGAGACCGATGCCATCCGCGTGTTCGCCAAGAACACCGAGAACCTCCTGCAGCAGCGTCCCGTGCGTGGGGCGCGCATCATCGCGCTCGACCCCGGCTACCGCACGGGCTGCAAGGTGGCCGTGCTGGACGAGTACGGCAAGCTGCTCGACCACACCACGGTCTACCCCACCCCGCCGCGCTCCCAGGTAAAGGAAACGCAGGCCCAGCTGGCCGCCTACGTCGAGAAGCACCGCATCAACGTCATCGTCATCGGCAACGGGACGGGCAGCCGCGAAACCGAGGAGGTGGTGGCCGACTACATCGCCCGGTCGAAGGCGCCCGTGCGCTACACCATCGTGAACGAGGCCGGCGCCTCGGTGTACTCGGCCTCCAAGCTGGCAAGCGAGGAGTATCCCGACCTCGACGTCACCACGCGCGGCGCCATGAGCCTGGGGCGCCGCCTCCAGGATCCGCTGGCCGAGCTCGTGAAGATCCCGCCCCAGGCCATCGGCGTGGGCCAGTACCAGCACGACCTCAACCAGGCGGCGCTCGAGCGCGCGCTGACGGGCGTGGTGGAGAACGTGGTGAACCGCGTGGGCGTGGACCTCAACACCGCCAGCGCGAGCCTGCTGGGCTACGTGTCGGGTATCAGCGCCGCAGTGGCCAAGAACATCGTCGCCTACCGCGAGGAACACGGCGCGTTCACCGACCGGGGTCAGCTGAAGAAGGTGCCGAAGCTGGGCGCGAAGGCCTTCCAGAACTGCGCGGGCTTTCTGCGCATCTCGGACGGCAAGAACCCGTTGGACGCCACGAGCGTGCACCCCGAAAGCTACGCCGTCGCAAACGAACTGCTCAAGCGCGCGAAGGTGAAGCCCGAAGCGCTCGCCGACGGCGGCGTCCCCGACTTCGCGAGCCGCCTCGGCGACGTGGACGCGCTGGCGGCCGAGCTGGGCGTTGGCGCACCCACGCTGCGCGACATCGTCTCCGAGCTGGAAAAGCCGGGCCGCGACCCCCGCGACGATGCGCCGGAGGTCGTGTTCAGCGAGGGCGTGCGCGACTTCGACGACCTGACCGTGGGAATGGAGCTTACCGGCACGGTGCGCAACGTCGTCGACTTCGGCGCGTTCGTGGACGTCGGCGTGAAGCAGGACGGCCTCGTGCATGTCTCCAAGATGGCCGACCGCTTCGTGCGCCATCCGAGCGAAGTCGTGGCCGTGGGCGACACGGTCACGGTGTGGGTGACGGGCATCGACAAGGATCGCGGCAGGATCTCGCTGTCCATGGTGAAAGGCAAGGCGTAG
- a CDS encoding excinuclease ABC subunit UvrA, whose translation MDQQSATAADAGRDLHGPDRIEVRGARVHNLKNIDASIPLNRLVGIAGVSGSGKSSLALGVLYAEGSRRYLEALSTYTRRRLTQAGRASVDEVLHVPAALALHQRPSVPGVRSTFGTSTELLNSLRLLFSRAGSHVCPNGHRVPPTLNVAAERPITCPVCGVEFFGPGAEDLAFNSGGACPECDGTGIVRTVDLDSLVPDEGLAIDEGAVAPWSTLMWDLMKQVAREMGVRTDVPFNQLTPAERDIVFSGPAEKKHILYKAKKTDTFAELDFTYYNAVYTVENALAKVKDEKGLGRAARFLKQGVCPECDGTRLSPEARLPQVAGIDLAEASAKTLDELVAWTDAVPEGLTPEMRPMAHNIVESFQHTARRLVDLGLGYLALDRAGSTLSTGERQRVQLARAVRNRTTGVLYVLDEPSIGLHPSNIDGLVEVMRDLLADGNSVVMVDHDTRILAAADWLVEMGPGAGADGGRIVAQGTLTEVEANPASLIGGFLSGAETVRVRERIPAADVFAHGSIELATEALHTVKPLEVAVPRGRLTAVTGVSGSGKTTLVLESLIPSLVANASGAKLPAHVKRIEAAGIERANLIDATPIGSNVRSTVATYAGVHDELRRAFARTPEAKAAGLKAGDFSYNTGKLRCPECDGTGSISLDVQFLPDVDITCPVCGGSRYAPEASRIHRAAEGCEDPGCTLPQFMAMTVDEARTPASGLKKARARLDTLHRLGLGYLTLGEATPALSGGEAQRLKLASEMGRAQDDAVFVFDEPTIGLHPLDVRTLLGVFERLVEQGATVVVIEHDLDVIANADYVVDLGPGGGASGGRIVAVGTPEQVADNPESVTGRYL comes from the coding sequence ATGGATCAACAGAGCGCGACGGCGGCCGACGCAGGCCGCGACCTGCACGGCCCCGACCGCATCGAGGTGCGCGGAGCGCGCGTGCACAACCTGAAGAACATCGACGCCAGCATCCCGCTGAACCGGCTCGTCGGCATCGCGGGCGTGTCGGGGTCGGGCAAGTCGTCGCTCGCCCTGGGCGTGCTGTACGCCGAGGGGTCGCGGCGCTACCTGGAAGCGCTCTCCACCTACACGCGCCGCCGCCTGACGCAGGCGGGCCGCGCCTCCGTGGACGAGGTGCTGCACGTGCCCGCCGCGCTCGCCCTGCACCAGCGGCCCAGCGTGCCCGGCGTGCGCAGCACCTTCGGCACGTCCACCGAGCTGCTGAACAGCCTGCGCCTGCTGTTCTCGCGCGCCGGCAGCCACGTGTGCCCGAACGGCCACCGCGTGCCGCCCACGCTGAACGTCGCCGCCGAGCGCCCCATCACGTGCCCCGTCTGCGGCGTGGAGTTCTTCGGCCCCGGCGCGGAGGACCTGGCCTTCAACAGCGGCGGCGCCTGCCCCGAGTGCGACGGCACGGGCATCGTGCGCACCGTGGACCTGGACTCGCTGGTGCCCGACGAGGGGCTCGCCATCGACGAAGGCGCCGTCGCGCCCTGGAGCACGCTCATGTGGGACCTCATGAAGCAGGTCGCGCGCGAGATGGGCGTGCGCACCGACGTGCCCTTCAACCAGCTGACGCCCGCCGAGCGCGACATCGTGTTTTCCGGCCCAGCCGAGAAGAAGCACATCCTGTACAAGGCGAAGAAGACCGACACCTTCGCCGAGCTGGACTTCACCTACTACAACGCCGTCTACACCGTGGAGAACGCGTTGGCGAAGGTGAAGGACGAGAAGGGTCTGGGGCGCGCGGCGCGCTTCCTCAAGCAGGGCGTCTGCCCCGAGTGCGACGGCACGCGCCTCTCCCCGGAGGCGCGCCTCCCGCAGGTTGCGGGCATCGACCTGGCCGAGGCGTCCGCGAAGACCCTCGACGAGCTGGTCGCCTGGACGGACGCCGTGCCCGAAGGCCTCACGCCCGAGATGCGCCCGATGGCGCACAACATCGTCGAGTCGTTCCAGCACACGGCGCGCCGCCTCGTCGATTTGGGGCTGGGCTATCTCGCGCTCGATCGCGCGGGCTCCACGCTGTCCACCGGAGAGCGCCAGCGCGTGCAGCTGGCCCGCGCCGTGCGCAACCGAACCACCGGCGTGCTGTACGTGCTGGACGAGCCGTCCATCGGCCTGCACCCCTCCAACATCGACGGGCTCGTCGAGGTGATGCGCGATTTGCTCGCCGACGGCAACTCGGTGGTCATGGTGGACCACGACACGCGCATCCTGGCCGCCGCCGACTGGCTCGTGGAGATGGGGCCGGGCGCGGGCGCGGACGGCGGAAGGATCGTCGCGCAAGGGACGCTGACCGAGGTGGAGGCGAACCCCGCCTCGTTGATAGGCGGTTTTCTCTCCGGCGCGGAAACCGTGCGCGTGCGCGAGCGCATTCCCGCCGCCGACGTGTTCGCCCACGGAAGCATCGAGCTGGCCACCGAGGCACTGCACACCGTGAAGCCGCTCGAGGTAGCCGTCCCGCGCGGTCGCTTGACCGCCGTCACCGGCGTGTCCGGCTCGGGCAAGACGACGCTCGTGCTGGAAAGCCTCATCCCCTCGCTCGTCGCGAACGCGAGCGGCGCGAAGCTTCCCGCCCACGTCAAGCGCATCGAAGCCGCGGGCATCGAGCGGGCGAACCTCATCGACGCCACGCCCATCGGCTCGAACGTGCGCTCCACCGTGGCCACCTACGCCGGGGTGCACGACGAGCTGCGCCGCGCCTTCGCGCGCACGCCCGAAGCCAAGGCGGCCGGGCTGAAAGCGGGCGACTTCTCCTACAACACGGGGAAGCTGCGCTGCCCCGAATGCGACGGCACGGGCTCCATCAGCCTGGACGTGCAGTTCCTGCCCGACGTGGACATCACCTGCCCCGTGTGCGGAGGCTCGCGCTACGCCCCGGAGGCCTCCCGCATCCACCGCGCCGCTGAGGGCTGCGAGGATCCCGGCTGCACGCTGCCCCAGTTCATGGCCATGACCGTGGACGAGGCGCGCACGCCCGCGTCCGGCTTGAAGAAGGCGCGCGCCCGCCTGGACACGCTGCACAGGCTGGGCTTGGGCTACCTCACGCTGGGCGAGGCCACGCCGGCGCTGTCGGGCGGCGAGGCGCAGCGCCTGAAACTCGCCAGCGAGATGGGCCGGGCGCAGGACGATGCCGTGTTCGTGTTCGACGAGCCCACCATCGGCCTGCACCCGCTCGACGTGCGCACCCTCCTGGGCGTGTTCGAGCGCTTGGTGGAGCAGGGAGCGACGGTCGTCGTGATCGAGCACGACCTGGACGTCATCGCCAACGCCGACTACGTGGTGGACCTCGGCCCCGGCGGCGGCGCCTCCGGAGGCCGCATCGTGGCCGTCGGCACTCCCGAGCAAGTGGCCGACAACCCCGAGAGCGTCACCGGAAGGTACCTTTGA
- a CDS encoding FAD-dependent oxidoreductase: MTSLWAERTPRPDGIAKTLDGDVSVDVLVIGGGMAGMLCAYLLGRAGCSCAVVEQSLVGSGVTQNTTAKVTAQHNLVYDRLIREHGAENARLYYEANQAAVAGLRQLSDAFPCDFEEKTAYVYAEESTEGLERELAAYEQLGIPHHVLPSAPVPIANKGALGMERQAQFNPLKLLYGLAPSVDVYENAFVSEVSGTTARTQEGSITAEHIVFATHYPLVNIPGLYFMKLHQERSYALALKDAPAVDGMFIGEGGGFSFRTYEDFLLVGGGGHRTGKGPGSEEGYRAIRTFADAAYPGCVECCAWATQDCMSLDGMPYIGVHRRENPRWYVATGFSKWGMTGSYVAAKAIADLIATGESPVEDLFFPQRSMLNVALFSNLGTSTANLVKPGKRCSHMGCSLERNDVEDSWDCPCHGSRFDADGNVLDGPATKPISV, from the coding sequence ATGACCTCTCTATGGGCGGAGCGCACCCCGAGGCCCGACGGCATCGCGAAAACGCTCGACGGAGACGTATCCGTCGACGTGCTGGTCATCGGCGGCGGCATGGCGGGCATGCTGTGCGCCTACCTGCTGGGCCGGGCCGGTTGCTCGTGCGCGGTGGTCGAGCAGAGCCTCGTCGGGTCGGGCGTCACGCAGAACACCACGGCGAAGGTGACCGCGCAGCACAACCTCGTGTACGACCGGCTGATCAGGGAGCACGGCGCCGAGAACGCGCGGCTGTACTACGAGGCGAACCAGGCCGCCGTGGCGGGGCTTCGGCAGCTGAGCGACGCCTTCCCCTGCGATTTCGAGGAGAAGACCGCCTACGTGTACGCCGAGGAGTCGACGGAGGGTCTGGAGCGCGAGCTCGCCGCCTACGAGCAGCTGGGCATCCCGCATCATGTCCTGCCGAGCGCGCCGGTGCCGATCGCGAACAAAGGAGCGCTGGGGATGGAGCGCCAGGCGCAGTTCAACCCCCTCAAGCTGCTCTACGGGCTGGCGCCGTCGGTCGACGTGTACGAGAACGCCTTCGTCTCGGAGGTGTCGGGAACCACGGCGCGCACGCAAGAGGGCTCCATCACTGCCGAGCACATCGTGTTCGCGACCCATTACCCCCTGGTCAACATCCCGGGACTCTATTTCATGAAGCTCCACCAGGAGCGTTCCTACGCGCTTGCGCTCAAGGACGCCCCCGCTGTGGACGGCATGTTCATCGGCGAGGGCGGCGGCTTCTCCTTCCGCACCTACGAGGATTTCCTTCTGGTGGGCGGCGGGGGCCATCGCACGGGCAAGGGGCCGGGGTCGGAGGAAGGCTACCGCGCGATCCGCACGTTCGCGGACGCGGCGTACCCGGGTTGCGTCGAGTGCTGCGCGTGGGCGACGCAGGACTGCATGAGCCTGGACGGCATGCCCTACATCGGCGTGCACCGACGTGAGAACCCCCGCTGGTATGTGGCAACCGGGTTCAGCAAGTGGGGGATGACCGGGTCGTACGTGGCGGCGAAGGCCATTGCCGACCTGATCGCGACGGGCGAGAGCCCCGTCGAGGACCTGTTCTTCCCGCAGCGCTCCATGCTGAACGTCGCGCTGTTCTCCAATTTGGGCACCTCGACGGCGAACCTGGTGAAGCCGGGGAAGCGGTGCTCGCATATGGGATGCAGCCTCGAGCGCAACGACGTCGAGGACTCGTGGGACTGTCCTTGCCACGGGTCGCGCTTCGACGCGGACGGCAACGTCCTCGACGGGCCCGCAACGAAGCCGATCTCGGTGTGA
- a CDS encoding DNA repair protein — protein sequence MERTYVCIDLKSFYASVECVDRGLDPLTANLVVADPDRTEKTICLAITPSMKALGLSSRCRVFEIPENVDYVMAKPRMQRYMEASADIYSIYLRFVSPEDVHPYSIDECFIDATPYLSLYRTSAREFAVMLMEAVLAETGVRATAGVGPNLFLAKVALDITAKHARDCIGFLDQAEFERTIQTHRPITDIWNIGPGIARRLAKYAVYDLRGVCEMSEATLYREFGVNAEYLIDHAHGVEPCTIADIHAYEPSGHSLGNGQVLPCDYSFEEARDVLREMVDQLVLDLVEKRLVAGSISLYVGYAKGPGERAGESDGAFFDGGHGRRPASGRRGFSHTGSTRRQADRTNLYSKLMPRFLDLFDETTRKDAPIRRINVGVGGVLPEEFATMDLFSDVEAEAEEHRLQQAVLAVKGRFGKNALLRGTSLKEKATARERNEQIGGHHA from the coding sequence ATGGAGCGCACGTACGTGTGCATAGATCTGAAGAGCTTCTACGCCAGCGTCGAATGCGTCGACCGCGGGCTGGACCCGCTGACGGCGAACCTCGTCGTGGCCGATCCCGACCGCACGGAGAAGACCATCTGCCTGGCCATCACGCCGTCCATGAAGGCGCTCGGCCTGTCCAGCCGTTGCCGCGTGTTCGAGATCCCCGAGAACGTGGACTACGTCATGGCGAAGCCGCGCATGCAGCGCTACATGGAGGCGTCGGCCGACATTTACTCCATCTACCTGCGCTTCGTGTCGCCCGAGGACGTCCATCCCTATTCCATCGACGAATGCTTCATCGATGCGACGCCGTACCTGTCGCTGTACCGGACGAGCGCCCGGGAGTTCGCCGTCATGCTCATGGAGGCGGTGCTGGCCGAGACGGGCGTGCGCGCCACGGCAGGGGTCGGGCCGAACCTGTTCTTGGCGAAAGTGGCGCTCGACATCACGGCGAAGCACGCCCGGGACTGCATCGGCTTTCTCGACCAGGCCGAGTTCGAGCGCACTATCCAGACCCACCGGCCCATCACCGATATCTGGAACATCGGCCCGGGCATCGCGAGGCGCCTGGCGAAGTACGCGGTGTACGACCTGCGCGGCGTATGCGAGATGAGCGAGGCCACGCTGTACCGCGAGTTCGGCGTGAACGCGGAGTATCTGATCGACCACGCCCACGGCGTCGAGCCGTGCACCATCGCCGACATCCACGCCTACGAGCCGAGCGGGCATTCTCTGGGCAACGGCCAGGTGCTGCCGTGCGACTACTCGTTCGAGGAAGCGCGCGACGTGCTGCGCGAGATGGTGGATCAGCTGGTGCTCGATCTCGTGGAGAAACGTCTGGTCGCCGGATCGATATCGCTGTACGTGGGGTACGCGAAGGGTCCAGGCGAGCGTGCGGGCGAATCGGACGGCGCGTTCTTCGACGGCGGCCACGGCAGGCGCCCCGCAAGCGGCCGCCGCGGTTTCTCTCACACCGGCTCCACGCGCAGGCAGGCGGATCGCACGAACCTCTACTCGAAGCTCATGCCGCGGTTCCTCGACCTGTTCGACGAGACCACGCGCAAAGACGCGCCCATCCGCCGCATCAACGTGGGCGTCGGCGGGGTGCTCCCCGAGGAGTTCGCCACGATGGACCTGTTCTCGGACGTGGAAGCGGAGGCCGAGGAACATCGCCTGCAGCAGGCCGTGCTGGCCGTGAAGGGGCGCTTCGGCAAGAACGCGCTTCTGCGCGGCACCAGCTTGAAAGAGAAGGCCACGGCGCGCGAGCGCAACGAGCAGATCGGAGGGCACCATGCCTGA
- a CDS encoding ABC transporter ATP-binding protein, with translation MARTGAPSTTRRTLYYFWLVTRKHIGLFAALMTATFLFVALLSYGNPYVMSLVVDRVSAGSVAPDEVFSVFGPYIAALILINVAGQAASKVQDYTMYRLEIAASYDLATMSFDALSNQSMSFHSNRFGGTLVSQTTKFMSAYQLLLETITFPFLPVICSVVFTCAILAPRVPVYVAILMVLLAVYAGVSYYMYKRILHLNEQAASAQNQLSGELSDSVANILAVKTYGREDYERGLFDQANREVVARDSKRMWASLTRGIVTACITIAIMSVVAVFIAGGNAWYGITPGTLVVMFTYTYTVTNQFNFINNGLQRFNRAFGDASGMTVILDEPRLVDDKPGAPELEVREGAIDFEGIDFWYTDGDACTHVFDDFELHIPAGQRVGLVGTSGAGKTTLTKLLLRLSDIQEGRILIDGQNIAETTQQSLRRQIAYVPQEALLFHRTIAENIAYGRPDATMEQIREAARQANALEFIERLPQGFDTVTGERGVKLSGGQRQRIAIARALLADCPVLVLDEATSALDSESEQLVQDALATLMRGRTSIVVAHRLSTVASLDRIVVLDGGKVAEDGPHAQLIEQGGEYANLWSRQTGAYLEEE, from the coding sequence ATGGCACGAACCGGTGCTCCGTCGACGACGCGTCGCACGCTCTACTACTTCTGGCTGGTCACCCGTAAGCACATCGGGCTGTTCGCCGCGCTCATGACCGCGACGTTTCTGTTCGTGGCGCTGCTTTCGTACGGCAACCCCTACGTCATGAGCCTCGTGGTGGATCGCGTGAGCGCGGGCTCGGTGGCGCCCGACGAGGTGTTCTCGGTGTTCGGCCCCTACATCGCCGCGCTCATCCTCATCAACGTGGCCGGCCAGGCGGCCAGCAAGGTGCAGGACTACACGATGTACCGGCTGGAGATCGCCGCGTCCTACGACTTGGCCACCATGTCGTTCGACGCGCTGTCGAACCAGTCGATGTCGTTCCACTCAAACCGCTTCGGCGGCACGCTGGTCAGCCAGACGACGAAGTTCATGAGCGCCTACCAGCTGCTGCTGGAAACCATCACGTTCCCGTTTCTGCCGGTCATCTGCTCGGTGGTGTTCACCTGTGCCATCCTCGCGCCGCGCGTGCCGGTGTACGTGGCCATCCTCATGGTGCTGCTGGCGGTGTACGCGGGCGTGTCGTACTACATGTACAAGCGCATCCTGCACCTCAACGAGCAGGCGGCCAGCGCGCAGAACCAGCTGTCGGGCGAGCTGTCCGACTCGGTGGCGAACATCCTGGCGGTGAAGACCTACGGGCGCGAGGACTACGAGCGGGGGCTGTTCGACCAGGCGAACCGCGAGGTGGTGGCGCGCGACTCGAAGCGCATGTGGGCGTCGCTGACGCGCGGCATCGTGACGGCGTGCATCACCATCGCCATTATGAGCGTGGTGGCGGTGTTCATCGCGGGCGGCAACGCGTGGTACGGTATCACGCCCGGCACGCTCGTGGTGATGTTCACCTACACCTACACGGTGACGAACCAGTTCAACTTCATCAACAACGGGCTGCAGCGCTTCAACCGCGCGTTCGGCGACGCGAGCGGCATGACCGTCATCCTTGACGAGCCGCGCCTCGTGGACGACAAGCCCGGCGCGCCGGAGCTCGAGGTGCGCGAGGGCGCCATCGACTTCGAGGGCATCGACTTCTGGTACACCGACGGCGACGCGTGCACGCACGTGTTCGACGACTTCGAGCTGCATATCCCCGCAGGCCAGCGCGTGGGCCTCGTGGGCACGAGCGGGGCGGGGAAGACCACGCTCACGAAGCTTTTGCTGCGCTTGTCCGACATCCAGGAGGGGCGCATCCTCATCGACGGCCAGAACATCGCCGAGACGACGCAGCAGTCGCTGCGCCGCCAGATCGCCTACGTGCCGCAGGAGGCGCTGCTGTTCCATCGCACCATCGCCGAGAACATCGCCTACGGGCGGCCCGACGCCACGATGGAGCAGATCCGCGAAGCGGCGCGCCAGGCGAACGCGCTGGAGTTCATCGAGCGGCTGCCGCAGGGCTTCGACACCGTCACGGGCGAGCGCGGCGTGAAGCTGTCGGGCGGCCAGCGTCAGCGCATCGCCATCGCGCGGGCGCTTCTGGCCGACTGCCCGGTGCTCGTGCTGGACGAGGCCACGAGCGCGCTCGACTCCGAAAGCGAGCAGCTGGTGCAAGACGCGCTGGCAACGCTCATGCGCGGGCGCACGTCCATCGTGGTGGCACACCGCCTGTCCACCGTGGCCAGCCTCGACCGCATCGTGGTGCTCGACGGCGGCAAGGTGGCCGAGGACGGCCCGCACGCCCAGCTCATCGAGCAGGGCGGCGAGTACGCGAACCTCTGGAGCCGCCAGACGGGGGCGTATTTGGAAGAGGAGTGA
- a CDS encoding aminotransferase class I/II-fold pyridoxal phosphate-dependent enzyme — MMTEKQETFAERLARAMAAKGYKQADLIRIAGDRGMKLGKSQVSQYANGKTVPRRPVGEVLADVLGVPAAWLMEGAGEIEPETVSRGTADGVSRPASASQGAGGAAPAAGAHADASATPIIDRTEPRSDTMREIKKSTKLDNVLYDVRGPVVEEAERMEEAGARILKLNIGNPAPFDFRAPEEMVFDMSRQLAECEGYSSAKGLFSARKAIMQYAQLKHIQGVDIDDVYTGNGVSELINLSMLALLDNGDEVLVPSPDYPLWTACVTLAGGTPLHYVCDEQAEWYPDMDDIRKKITSRTKALVIINPNNPTGSLYPREVLQELVDIAREHDLIIFSDEIYDRIVMDGLEHISIASMAPDVFCVTFSGLSKSHMVAGYRIGWMVLSGDKARARDYILGVNMLCNMRMCSNVPAQSIVQTALGGHQSVQSYIVPGGRVYEQREYVYNALNDIPGVTAVKPKAGFYIFPKLDVKKFNITDDEKFALDLLHEKRLLVVHGGGFNWKKPDHFRVVYLPRIEVLGDAMRDLGDFLSRYRQA, encoded by the coding sequence ATGATGACCGAGAAGCAGGAAACGTTCGCCGAGCGTCTGGCCCGCGCGATGGCAGCCAAAGGCTACAAGCAGGCCGATCTCATCCGCATCGCGGGAGATCGCGGCATGAAGCTTGGGAAAAGCCAGGTCAGCCAATATGCGAACGGCAAAACGGTGCCCCGCAGGCCCGTGGGGGAGGTGCTGGCCGACGTGCTGGGCGTGCCCGCCGCATGGCTGATGGAGGGCGCGGGGGAAATTGAACCTGAAACCGTGTCCCGCGGCACCGCGGACGGCGTGAGCAGGCCGGCAAGCGCATCGCAGGGCGCAGGGGGAGCGGCCCCCGCAGCCGGGGCGCACGCGGACGCCTCCGCGACGCCGATCATCGACCGTACCGAACCGAGGAGCGATACCATGCGCGAGATCAAGAAGTCGACCAAGCTGGACAACGTACTGTACGACGTGCGCGGGCCGGTGGTGGAGGAAGCCGAGCGCATGGAGGAGGCCGGCGCGCGCATCCTGAAGCTCAACATCGGCAACCCGGCGCCGTTCGACTTCCGCGCGCCTGAGGAGATGGTGTTCGACATGAGCCGCCAGCTGGCCGAATGCGAGGGCTACTCGTCGGCGAAGGGCCTGTTCTCGGCGCGCAAGGCCATCATGCAGTACGCGCAGCTCAAGCACATTCAGGGCGTGGACATCGATGACGTGTACACCGGCAACGGCGTGAGCGAGCTCATCAATCTCAGCATGCTGGCGCTGCTGGACAACGGCGACGAGGTGCTGGTTCCTTCGCCCGACTACCCGCTGTGGACGGCGTGCGTCACGCTTGCCGGCGGCACGCCGCTGCATTACGTGTGCGACGAGCAGGCGGAATGGTATCCCGATATGGACGACATCCGCAAGAAGATCACGAGCCGCACGAAGGCCCTCGTCATCATCAACCCGAACAACCCCACCGGCTCGCTCTACCCGCGCGAGGTGCTGCAGGAGCTCGTCGACATCGCGCGCGAGCACGACCTCATCATCTTCTCGGACGAGATCTACGACCGCATCGTCATGGACGGTTTGGAGCATATCTCCATCGCCTCGATGGCGCCCGACGTGTTCTGCGTCACGTTCAGCGGCCTGTCGAAGTCGCACATGGTGGCGGGGTACCGCATCGGCTGGATGGTGCTTTCGGGAGACAAGGCGCGGGCGCGCGACTACATCCTGGGCGTCAACATGCTGTGCAACATGCGCATGTGCTCGAACGTCCCCGCGCAGTCCATCGTGCAGACGGCTCTCGGCGGACACCAGAGCGTGCAGAGCTACATCGTGCCGGGCGGGCGCGTGTACGAGCAGCGCGAGTACGTGTACAACGCGCTGAACGACATCCCCGGCGTGACCGCGGTGAAGCCCAAGGCGGGCTTTTACATCTTCCCGAAGCTCGACGTGAAGAAGTTCAACATCACGGACGACGAGAAGTTCGCGCTCGACCTGCTGCACGAGAAGCGCCTGCTCGTGGTGCACGGCGGCGGCTTCAACTGGAAGAAGCCCGACCACTTCCGCGTGGTGTACCTGCCGCGCATCGAGGTGCTGGGCGACGCCATGCGCGACCTGGGCGACTTCTTGAGCCGCTACCGGCAAGCGTGA